A single genomic interval of Rhinoderma darwinii isolate aRhiDar2 unplaced genomic scaffold, aRhiDar2.hap1 Scaffold_138, whole genome shotgun sequence harbors:
- the LOC142699149 gene encoding uncharacterized protein LOC142699149, producing the protein MKIMNRKHQTFCVDTNQELRNALDTWDLVEEDVLGACVPYFIQEKVAEDLFTYTDVFQKAILSSLLPSQYNAAMCRFFIRVIQYRRDAAHYLKEYIINVLCEHLKVEYMKGQYYSYAMTKKVIVWLSILHLEAVVGELRYNIVYEDFNAAIVDTLTEVTSLCATVIMPHILDMLPVLGQVVKNAPDQLSKETLCYAIRRLCGSIQEYIAKGGSCKVQLMKAISNMKANISTWLPDVHAELQNSTKVALEFFTVPESSENQPTEPVNDELQTLPHAELLEKYREQVAAENKELEDTEKQRIGMNMLVTSLVSGRKITKDFLQFLLNALKNADPKAKMTAAMFFNEALKHPRLIKQKYQECAIQHLLKIIEEDDNILCSIAMEALGNATTGATRLVESYKNKIIAHMEFRLSKTSSIKIIMAALRALSSIIRHLKLSVLSRQFIKISREHMDYPDGEVQIAAINLLRDLTESCRLPLFGYFTDKVRSCIPTLLLKLHSDNQEIVAASTSSLQSCLSYIKGANIRGFFRTEISPNINDLKSIYSCLAHNHPKLMKTVHLQIPSYLVNSEDKEAVVRHVEFLKDAINHDVM; encoded by the coding sequence atgaagatcatgaatagaaaacatcagacattctgtgtggacacaaatcaagagctcagaaatgctttggacacttgggatttggtggaagaagacgtcttaggagcctgtgtcccttatttcatccaggagaaggtggctgaagatctcttcacttatacggatgtgtttcagaaagccattctgagtagcctgttaccatctcaatacaacgccgccatgtgccgcttcttcatcagagtcattcagtacagaagagacgcggcacactacctgaaggaatatataatcaatgtgctatgtgagcacttgaaggtggagtacatgaagggacaatactattcctacgccatgactaagaaggttattgtctggctgagcatcctccatcttgaagcggtggtcggggaactgagatacaacatcgtttatgaggatttcaatgctgccattgtcgacactttgacagaagtgacatctctgtgtgctacagtcatcatgccacacatcttggacatgctgccagtgctgggccaagtggtcaaaaatgctcctgaccaactatctaaggagacgttgtgctatgctataagacgtttatgcggcagcatccaagaatatattgcgaagggtggcagctgcaaagtgcaacttatgaaggccataagcaacatgaaggccaacatttccacctggttgcctgatgtccatgctgagcttcaaaactccaccaaagttgccctggaattctttacaGTACCCGAATCATCAGAGAACCAGCCGACAGAGCCAgtcaatgacgagttacagacccttcctcacgccgagctcctagaaaagtacagggagcaagttgcggcggagaataaggaactggaagatacagagaagcagcgtattgggatgaacatgcttgtgacatctctggtatctggcaggaaaataacaaaagatttccttcagtttctgctcaatgccctgaagaatgcggacccaaaggccaaaatgacagcagctatgttcttcaatgaggctttgaagcatccaagacttataaagcagaaataccaagagtgcgcaatccaacatctgctgaagatcatagaagaggacgataacatcttgtgcagcatcgccatggaggcactggggaatgccaccaccggagctacaagactggtggagagctacaagaataagatcattgcccacatggagtttagactatcaaaaaccagcagcatcaagatcatcatggcggcactgagggcgctgtcctccattatcagacacctgaagctttctgtcctcagtagacaattcattaaaatatcccgggagcatatggactatccggatggagaagtccagattgcggccataaacctgttaagggatctgacagagagctgccgccttccgctatttggatattttacagacaaagtcaggagctgtataccaactttactcctgaaattacatagtgacaaccaggagatagtagcagccagtacttcatctctgcagagctgcctctcctacatcaaaggagccaacattcggggatttttccggacggaaatctctccaaacatcaatgacctcaaatccatctacagctgtctggctcataaccacccaaaattgatgaagaccgtgcacctccagatcccaagctatctggtcaactcagaggacaaggaggctgtagtcagacatgttgaatttcttaaagatgccatcaaccatgatgtcatgtaa